The sequence GTAAGATTATTATAATACTGAAGGAATAATTCATCAAGGGCAATAACCCTTAGATTGAATTTGCCGGCAATGGTAGTTTTGCCGTTTTTGGGTTCGCCTGATAAGAAATAAACAGATTTATACTCAATAGTTTTCAAATTTGTTTTTTTTACAAGGCCGGTTTAGATTTAAAGAGCGACCAAACTTCAAAAGATCCTTGTGTCCAGTCCTGGGTATTTGCCCCGGACAGTGTGGAAATAATTGTGATATCTCTATTGTTCTGGCTTCTGTTGTTTGGTTTGCAGTTGACCACCGTATCGACAGTATTGCTGAGAGCACTCAGGTCGGTGTGTTCAATATGATTAATAGTTAATCCGGAATATCCGTAAGCTACGGTTTCAAAGCGTTCTTTGATGACAAAGAATAAATCATCGAGGTAGGCACCTGCAGGTATAGCATCGGCAAAATTGACGGCAATGTACTGACTTGGTGAAGCGTTAAAGTCCTCAAAGTCGATATCTCCGATTTTCTTTTTGTAGGAAGAGGCCCCCATTGTTGTAATTGTACCGGTACCTCTTATGTTTTCGACGAAAGAATTAAGCATCTCGAGGCTGGCGATGGGAAGGTCGAATGTAAGGTATTCCTGGTATGAATTTGTCATCAATAATTTAGTGTTGCCAACGAGTTGGATATCGGATGTTTCACCCCAGTTGTTGCAATCAATTATTGACATGTACTTTTCCAAAGGACTTTCGTTTATCATTGACAAATTGCTCCAGTAGGATTTTTGTAAAACAACTGAATCATTAATACCCTGAAGGTTCATTTGACAATTTAAAAGGAAACAAGAGTCGAAAGAACCCGACAAATTTGTAATAAGTGCAGCAAGTCCGTAAAAATAGCAATGCAAAAAGTCCCAAGGGCAAATGATCCGGTCGAAGTTGCCCCCTGTAAAAACGGATTCCCTTACAAACAGATAGCCGGTTTCACCTTCTTCAGCCGAAATATTGTTTATGATACAATTTGACAAAGATACCAGGGTGCCTTCAGTAATTGAAACATTATTAATGGTAGCGTTGAAAATGGTGTATAAAAGGAATTCAAGCTGATTGAATACAATTGTAGAAGAAAGGTTTTCAATAACAGTATTTAAGTTAGCAACAATCCTTATGTATTTGTTTGAAATTACAATATTACCGACGTTACCTGCAGGCAGGATTATTTGCCATGGGTTGCTTGCCGATGGGGATCCGTTGGCAATGATCCAGGCTAAAGCTTCTGTATAACTTTTGAAAATGCGTTGTGCACTTACGCTTGCACTAATATCGAGATTAACCCAGGCAGTATTCGACTCACGGATTGTTGCAATATCATCTGCATTATTTGCTCGTTTTACAATGCCATTGCTTTTTTTAATAAAAAGTTCATCATTGTTTGTATAGAGCCAACAATATCCTGAAGGCGGTGTCGGTATTAATGAGCTTTCGCTGTTTTTTTCTCGTATCATATCAATTGATTATTAATTGTCCATTAATTATAAGAGGGGCATTAATTGAAATACTGGTCTCAACAATATATTGATAATTGACAGGTATAGTCAATGTACTGTTTATTACTGTATTTATTCCAGTATTTACACAACTCCCAATCTTTCCCTTTTTTACTTCTGATGCCATTACTCAAATTTTATATCAAAATTGGTCTTTATGATATTTCCCGGGTGATTATTAAACTCAAGCGTTTCGTTTGGTTCAAGAAGAATATTGCTCAAAATGTAAATATTACCTGCACTTTTATTTATAAACAATATGGATGTACAGTTGCTTGGTGTAACTGTACAATTTTCGCTGTAAACTTCAGATGAGTGTAATATCTCAAACCTGTTATTTCTGAGCTCAGTAAATGTTTTAATTACTAATAACATCACAATAAACTTTTATAAATTAACCCGGCTACTAGACCGAATAAAATTGAATTCCGTACTAAGTTTTTTTTTTATTATTGTCTGGTTCTTTTCCACTAAGCAACAATTGCAATCCTGCTCTTATTTCGCTTTCGCTTGGTTTTATGCCATTTTCTTTTCGGCTGATCGCCATAGCTATTTTTACCAGCTTCTCAGTATCATTAACGTTAATCGAACTGCTTCTTGAAATACCTGTCCATGAAACCACATCAGCAATGTATTCTTCCGTATCGTTTTCAATATCCGGGGCCCAGGCACTTATTATTTTTTCAATGGTGTTTCTTTTATAATGCTCAATATATCT comes from Lentimicrobiaceae bacterium and encodes:
- a CDS encoding structural protein P5; translated protein: MANLPRGLRNNNPGNIIKGGEPYKGEKVPSSDTRFRQFISIEWGYRALIHLLCRYIEHYKRNTIEKIISAWAPDIENDTEEYIADVVSWTGISRSSSINVNDTEKLVKIAMAISRKENGIKPSESEIRAGLQLLLSGKEPDNNKKKT